ATTAACGGGTTCTTTAAAATTAATCATCTGGGTATATTTCTTCATCTTCGATGGTGTCCTTTCTAAGGAACGTGTTCCCTTTCTTAACATCCTCTCATATTTCCTCTGCAATTTTTGCACGAACAACTTCCATTGCCTTTGTTCGTGTTTTTTCAATCAAATTGAAGTCTACCCTTGGTTCCATGTTTTCCACAACTTGGGAAATTGGAATCCCCAAATCATGTAAACGGATAAAATTATGTAGGGTGCATGTTGCAACGATGATAGCCAACTGGTATGCATCATCCATCTTCGGCATCATTCGTAAAACCTTCCATCTATTTTTCAACACACCAAAAATTCTTTCAACGGTGCCACGTAACGAGGAATGTCGATAATTATAATGCTCTAACTTCCCCCTTGGTGCAGGACTGTTTTTAAATTCAGGAGTATGAACTCGCAAACCTCTTCCTTGGTATGGACTCAAATATCCTATAGTGTTTGGATATCCGGAGTCAACCAAGTAATATTTTCCTGTTTATGTAACATAGAAACTTAGGTTATTATCTAGTTACAAACTTTGACATGGAAATTGTACATAACGAATATTTGATACCTGGAGGTGGATGGTGGAATCCCATTTCTAAACTTCCTAAACAATGCCTTAAAACTGTCGTGTCGTGTGCACTTCCTTCGAACCCAACACAAACATATGTGAAAAGCATATCAAAAGAGCAAGAAGCCAAGACATTCCACGTTTTGATCCCTTTACGACCTCTAAATGGTTGTCCGACTTTGTCTCCCACTATTGCATCTATATGGGTGCCATCTAGAGCACCAACACAGTCCTACAAACAAACAATTATCATAAAAAGTATTCCAATTTGCAAAATTATTCAAGACTTTAAGCAAGAGTTCTAACCTTAAAAAATGGGAAATACTTGGCACCGTTGGCAATTTTGGTAGGAATTTCATTTAAACTTTGATAAGGCCGAACAAGGTCTTTTGACAATGCAACCAATGACTCCAATACCTTTCTGTTGTAATTACCAATGGTTGATATTGAGTGTTGAAATCTTTTAGCTGCATCACGATATGAATTTGCTTTTGCTAACATGAATAAGCATATGCCAACTTGCTCAGCGACAAGTACATACCTTCCATCTGATATTAGCTTTCTTTCCAAGAGAATGCTTACAAGGTTGATGAAAATATGCTTTTCTAATCTTAGTTGTTCTTTGCATAAGTTTGGATGACCAGTCAATAACCTGTGTATCCATTGACAACCAGGTTCACCTCCAGTGTGTAAGGGTATCTGGTCCATTCTTGTTAACAATCTTCTTAGCTCATGCGCAGCTATATACATCATACAATTTTCAACCAACGACTTGTCCATTTCTACGTGCCTAGCAATGGAAAAAGTATTAGTAACGTTAACGATTATCAAAAAGTATCTATCCTTGCATCAATGTTGTTAATTTCCAAACATTTCCAATAGCAGTCAGGCTAACCAACAAAGCCAAATCAAACTGAAATCAAACATCCATAAAAGTTGAAATAAGTTTTAGAAATAAGTAGTCTCCAACACAAGTAAAATTCAAAACAAGTCTGGCAACCAAACAATGTTGCCGAGCTCAGTCAAACACACTTTGATTTTCATGAGTGTCAAAATCACTAGGAAaagtgattttttttcttcaagaAAATTACTCTATTTTCATTATCGGGGAGACCAAGCCAAACTTCCCCGTTCTTCTCTGGATCACGTAGGTAATTCAAACAATCAATAATGAAACTCTTCCCATGAGTTGTAATTTCGGGAATGTCTTGCAAAGTTGAAATTATCCTCTCACATAAAGAGGGTGGTGGGGTTGATTGTGCATTGGAGGACCCTAAATGGATAATTTTCCTCAAAACATCCATACATGTTTGAAGGTCATCCTTCACACTTTTCTTGGTAGATGATTGTCCAACATCAACACTTTTGCGTTTTTCCCCGGATAAAGTCTTCTTAACTAGGGACTTACTACCATCAGCACCAGCATCATCAGTTGTATCAGCAGCATCATTAGTTGTATCAGCACCATCAGTTTTATCATCTCCTTTGCCTTCCTCTGGTTCTCCATCTTTGGAGTCTCCTGATCCTTCTTAAATATCTACCACTTTTGCTAGGTCAAATAAACTTGGGCCTGTGGAATTATTAGCCCAAGCTAGATTTCCAGTGGCAAATGATCCAGTAAAGAGTTCCTGCATCTTTCGCTCAAATGGTAAAGGCCTCTTCAAGAAGGCTGAAGGTCTCCCCTTATGCAGCTATATGTagaaataaataacaaaaaattcatgtcattttttttgttaatatgCATAGCGGAATATACAAGAAAGCAGGGAAGCTCGACCAAATTGAAGCTACGGGAAATCCCCCAATTTATATGTTATTTGCATGATTTGTTAAACATAATGTTGTTTCAAATATTCAGTCATGCTCGATATATAATGAATTTATAGTCATGCTTGATATACAATGATTTTATACAACGTTTACTCAAAATACGACTTAGGACCCGAgacataatatactaatataCCAATACATAAAAGAATATACATAGCAACTAAAAAAGGTAGAATATACATGTACGAAAGATTTCCACTTCTCTGAATTTGTATCAACTTGCACACATCCATATTCATTCCAACCAATTCCAGTCCACTTGGTCTTCAGTTCATGCCAAGCCTTAAATCTGTTTCTACAATCACTATAATAGTTTTCCACCACTTTCTTTTCGAAATTTTTCCTACTTAATTTTTGCATTTAAACGCTGCTTAATGGATTCCCAATCATACTTACTACTACCACTGCTTTTACTTTCAAGGCACAAATCTAGAAATGTCTCTGTTGCCTTAGGGTCCCATGTAGTCCTTTCCTTAGGAGGCATTGTTGTtaaactaaaacaataataataacaaattaaaccatcaaaagaccaatttcttCACATATACTTATGTTTATTAGGCTTTTCAGTAGTCTTATATCAGAAATCAGAAATCAGAAATcagaaatcaaaattaaaattaaaattacctTTATTTAACACTCTTATATcagaaatcaaaattaaaaaaacgcaCAAAAATAAACCgtattttttttgggggggggggataTTATTCatcaaataataagttcctaagAACTGTTTGAATTGTTTATGCAGTTAATTGATTCGAAGATCATGATTCAAAGAAAAAAGGTAATTTCACCTTCCAATTCTAACCCAACATAAAAAAATaactaacccaaaatcaacaaaTAATCACAAAATCGAAAAACAATAAACTTCAATACAATTAAACAAAGATCCAGAAACTTGAGAGGGGTTGTGGATAGAGAAGAGTTGCCAGAACTCGAACGCACGAGTTGGGAGGCTTCAAGGCGGAAGTCGGAAGTGTGGTGTGTGAATCCTTGTATGTTGGCTCAAAGATAGAATAAGGAGAGAGAATTGAACAGATAGTGTTTGAAAAGAAGTGGTATTACTCCACTCCACTCCACCGACAACAACAATAATGCCCAACAACATTTGAATGCCCAACAATATTTCCCAACTATTATTTCAAATTGTATCATTAATGTCCAACTACTATATTTAAACATACTTgatgttatttttcaatttattgttattattacattattattataattatttctatatatatattatttattaattataatattaattataattttttattattttatatatatatatatatatattttattaattattattatttttttttattttttttattttagttattattattaatattttaatttattaatttaatttttattttaattattattattttagttattattattattattattattattattattatttcaataagttcagataagttcagataagttcagataagatcagataagttcagataagttcaggtcaaataagttgaacagaacgcaccctaaaTTAGTTGGGTTAGTCCGATTGTTTAGAGTCAGAATCGTTAATAACCCACGAGCTAATCCGATTCGATCATATTTAATCTGAACCCCAACTAATTCGGAAATATTAACTAGATTAAGATTTGAAACCTGATAACAAATCGTTTCGCATCAACACGAGTTGTTTCAACCCGAAATCGAAAGGATTTGAAACTCGTTAGTGACCTGGTCCGTTTTAATCTGAACAGTTTCAGCCCGAGGAAAGCTCTTCTAATCCGAACCGTTTACTACAAAACTGTTTCGACGCGTAACCCGTTTAATTCGAATCGTTTACATCTTGTAACATGTTTCATCTGAACAGTTTAAGACATGTAACTTGTTTTACCCGACCGTTTACAACTCATAACTCGCGAATTTCATCATTATAGATTATTAGTTATTACgctatctctattctataagggaaaTTATGGAGGTTATTAACGTAAATGACCTTTTGGTTCCCCCTGTAGAATATACTATAATACCCTGTGAGGGGTCGGAAAAAGACGGCTGTAGTGTCTCTTTTGTTCTCTTCCCTAACAGATGTGTGGCAAGCAATATTAAGTAACATAGGACTAACTCTGGGCGTTAGCCTCATTTTACTAGTCTTTGGAGTCTCCATTCAATTTTCAACGACAATGAGGAAAACTGACAAAGGCCGGTTATTGTGATACGAAAGTAGCAGCCGAAACTCATGCTCACGTATTAGACCAcaacggtcgtaggttcccttgtgtcCCTGATAtggagatcgctcaacatacattcaacggagtagagattgacggttcgggggacatttactaatacaGGGAGTGCCCACTATTAGCCCATgaagcggtccttactagttcaatgtaacaacgacgggacatgcgttatgctacattactaatctgaattgcttttaatgcacaaataattaactaaacaatgtcaaaatatgatttagattgactCAAGGTACCTAACAAGAATCCGGATTGTCCAAAGAATATCTTTTTAGGCGTTATAAATAATCAGATTAATGTTCACAGATTTATAAtggtgattaaagcaataaaatagattatggcacgttacaatatagttttggctatattgcggttctcagaaaactaaccacttgtctTTACTCGTTTTCTTTTTACGCAACGTACTTTCCTTGACTTGACTAGACTCCTAGGCAGGATCCAAGCTTAGGTTAAATGCATATGCGGACAGAGTTtcgcttaacaagagttaatacggcGGAACTACGGAATATACAGAACGATTATAGTGACGTACGAAAGGCTTAGACTTAGGATTAACTTGTGTATAGTATGAGAATATGACTTGGTGCCCTTTACTTTGCTGGTCGAAGGTCCTATCTATAGGGAAAGAGTGTCGTGAAAGATAGAGATGTTTGCAGTTTGAGAACTGCTAAAAAGTTTATGTGCCGCGAGGAATTTCTCGAGCATAACACCTGTACGTGAAAGATTTTTCGCGCACAGTTTCATGCGCCAGATTTACtttagaatttgtttttgaGTTGGACTTTATCATATTTATCATGGTTATATTATTTGGATTTTTAATGTGATTTCACCTTTTAAATTTCTAAACAATACCTAATTAGTTTTTTTGGTGTTACCATCCAGATTCGGGgtgagttctgggtggataggttccattcccctcccaattgttgttgcaagGGATTGAACACGCGGTCTGCCCTACCAAATTCATCCCCAGTCACCATTGAACCAACATGCAATTGGTAACAAGACCTAATTAATGCATCACGACTAAATACGATAATTCTTTATATTGGTTTCTAGGACTTCTAACTCAAGTGGTCACCATAATtactttacatgattaaatGAACCAACTTACACTACAAATAATAATTAGAGATGAGGAAATTCATCTCTAAATAGTCCAAATTcgtctcaaaatgatgattAGAAACAAATTTGATAAAGTGGGAGCCTCAAAACTTAGACGGAATTTTAGCAAatccattacaaatttgagaTGTGATTTTTGAAAATGCATATACAAATTacatctaaatattaatttagaGACAAAAAATTTAGTAGTACGTCTCAAGTTTGCTTATAGCCTCCATCTCAAGGATCCTAATTAATGTTGGTAGGCATAGTTGTTGCATGACCCAATTGTTGTGCGAAACGGAGTAGAGACAGAAAGTGGGTGGGTTGATACAATATAGACTCATAACATTGTCCCCGCATCCATCATTGGTTTATGACCATTTTAGAGTCAAGTTCTCTTGGAATTTGACAGAAACCTTTATGTGGATGTGTCCCTAATAGAGTTGATCAACGATTAATTAGAATTATTAGTATTACTagtttatgtgattaattggaATTTTGTGGATTATTTGATCATGAGTTCATGAATGAATTTCCTAAGCTTATTTGATCTCGTGGGAAGTGGTTGATTGATCAAGGTATATTTATGTGGCTAGGTCTTTAATTACGATTGAAATCTATGtacaatttaattaattgatatttTCAATTATGATAATTATGATTTTTGTATAATGTTGATGATGAAGTTCAAATACGATGATGGTGATTTTCGTGTATGGTGGTTATTAAAATGGGTTgaatgtaaattttttattcaagTAATGGTTTTTTTTACCTTTAAAATATATTTGCATAATAAAATGAGTGTTTTTAAAATAGTTGGTGGACAAGTAAGGTTGAGATGGGAAAATTATTTTATGAAAAGCCTTCAACGACATATTTATTTTATGAAAACCTTCTATGACATATTAAAATTATGCAAAGtcttttgtgaattttttttgaaaagttttCAATGTCTTTTATGTCTACTTATTGTTTATGTTTATGGTATAATGGATCTTTCTAGATCTATGGAACTTATGTTCATACACTCACTTATTGTATAAGTCAAGGGTAACTGGTTGACATTATTTTGGTTAGTACTGTAATACATAGATTTGTGAAATGGAATGCTAGTTAGGGGTGTGCACATTTAGGAAGGAGAGATAAGAAGATGTTTTTgattccttattattattagaatctatttttggaaagattATTTTTGGGAGTCCTATTTTGgagaaaactaatttttttgGAAGTTCTTTTTGTGGAaatttctacttttggaaagtTGCCTTCTTTGGGAAAGTTCTACTTTTGAAATGTTTTCTATATttgaaaagttactatttatgaAAAAAATTACATTCGAAAAATAAATCTTCTATGATTTAATGAAAGTCAAATTAAGGTTTATGaaataaatcaataaattatgaaaatatgttcaagtataattaaatatttttacATATATATCTTGCACATATATGTACTTAACATTTTTGTGAACCcgtgttttctttttattttagttttttccCATTCATCTTATAATAAGTAGTTATGCAGGGAATTGGTGGTTAACGTGACTTCTCTCATATGCTAGATTTATGGGAGAGATTCATCTATCAAGGACTTTTCTTAAGTTGGTTGTTATTACTAAGGTCTCAAATTATTAGtcactagattttagcccgtgcgatgcacggtttctattaaattgttacgttaaaataaaactcctatatatatcaactgctatattttatatattagattagattagttttttttattttggattaaatttcattttatatttattttttaattattatagtgtttgattttggatgaaattgtatatatgaattattaataattaattaataaagatatttacgtggcacctaattatttatctacgtggcattcgactttttaattcaaaaataattttgaagcttatttttcattggccgaaaccattatatttcctacgtggcgctctaatattgtattaatgtttgattttagattgaattttattttagattagtgtttgatttttgatgaattttattttagatttatttttttaattattagagcgtttgattttggatggaattgtatatattagtaattattaattaatttaaatatctacgtggcacctaataaattatctacgtggcactcgatttttaaaattcaaaaataaattagaaatcttatttttcattggccgaaaccattagtaatcctaggtggcgctctaatagttcaACAAATATgtctcctatatatatatatatatatatatatattagattattatatactATGGTTTAATCAATACCTCAATACCTagtattaaaaaagaaaacctaAAACCCTCTCACATTGCCATGTGGCTTCCCCATGAAACTTAGTCTTCCATGTGTTAGTTCTCTTAATAAAGGAAAAACTAAAAGCAACGAAAAGCCGTTGTACCACGATCCCACACTTTCTAGCTCAACCTCCAACCTTTATGCCTTCTCAGTCCCTTTATCCTTCCCCTTCCTTAGATCTTCAAATTAATTACATTTATTATCCATTAATTTCGTTCCACCATttaacttttgaataaaataaatattctttACCTATTTAATTACTCAGTTTATTACTTAGTAATTTTACTGTGTTTGGGATTTGTGTGGAGTTTGAGATTCAATAAATGTGTTTGGTATCTTATGAACTTCAACCTCCTCGCATCTTTAATTGGGCCACAATAAGCACAATTaaatagaaattgtttgggaaTACAAACGGCTCACGACACATCGATACATGGGCCATACGCAATAGGCGTTGACGGACATTAACATGGATAAAATACAAATATTAGGGATGACCCACGGGAGACGGCCCACAAGGGTCGGCCGACCCGTAGTCATTAAGATCGTCCAAGTATACTCCGCCGAATGGATGTGCTCCCAAACCTAACAGAAGTCGGCTAGGCAAAGATTTCGTGTTGACCAAGGAACCAGATTAGGGTTTCTATCCTATATTCCTATATATACGGCCCTGATGCACATCAGAAGGCAGGAAATCAATAAACCTCAAACCTAACTCTGGAACTTGAGCCCAGAACCTCCGTCTAACTCCGGTCTAGGAAGAAGACTCTTGAAGATCTCTCGTCGTCTTTACCGGACGACTCCTTAGTCAAGGATCCCCTGTATTTTTAccgaaacaatttggcgccgtctgtggggattcAAACAAAAAGCTAGCAAGAAACCATGTCTAATGGAGATTACGATGGACGAGTCCGTACTAACTCTACGGGATCTGGAGAGAACGGCTGCCACCAGGACCAACCCATGGCTGACGTGGAACCCATAGGTCTCAATATGACCAACCGGATATCCGACGATCGACCTAGGGAGGAAACCCTGTTGTGGCCAGACTGATTGCCGAAAACCTTCCAGGATCCTCGAACGCTGCACCAATCACGCTGGAACAAGTGGTCGGCTGCATGAACTTGATGAAAAACCTGCTCGAGGCCTTCTCTCAGGCCGCGACGCCTCATCAGAACCAAACTAGGGTGGAACATGTCCCCCAGAA
This genomic stretch from Spinacia oleracea cultivar Varoflay chromosome 3, BTI_SOV_V1, whole genome shotgun sequence harbors:
- the LOC110799374 gene encoding protein ALP1-like isoform X2, with translation MDKSLVENCMMYIAAHELRRLLTRMDQIPLHTGGEPGCQWIHRLLTGHPNLCKEQLRLEKHIFINLVSILLERKLISDGRYVLVAEQVGICLFMLAKANSYRDAAKRFQHSISTIGNYNRKVLESLVALSKDLVRPYQSLNEIPTKIANGAKYFPFFKDCVGALDGTHIDAIVGDKVGQPFRGRKGIKTWNVLASCSFDMLFTYVCVGFEGSAHDTTVLRHCLGSLEMGFHHPPPGKYYLVDSGYPNTIGYLSPYQGRGLRVHTPEFKNSPAPRGKLEHYNYRHSSLRGTVERIFGVLKNRWKVLRMMPKMDDAYQLAIIVATCTLHNFIRLHDLGIPISQVVENMEPRVDFNLIEKTRTKAMEVVRAKIAEEI
- the LOC110799374 gene encoding protein ALP1-like isoform X1, with protein sequence MKIEHVEMDKSLVENCMMYIAAHELRRLLTRMDQIPLHTGGEPGCQWIHRLLTGHPNLCKEQLRLEKHIFINLVSILLERKLISDGRYVLVAEQVGICLFMLAKANSYRDAAKRFQHSISTIGNYNRKVLESLVALSKDLVRPYQSLNEIPTKIANGAKYFPFFKDCVGALDGTHIDAIVGDKVGQPFRGRKGIKTWNVLASCSFDMLFTYVCVGFEGSAHDTTVLRHCLGSLEMGFHHPPPGKYYLVDSGYPNTIGYLSPYQGRGLRVHTPEFKNSPAPRGKLEHYNYRHSSLRGTVERIFGVLKNRWKVLRMMPKMDDAYQLAIIVATCTLHNFIRLHDLGIPISQVVENMEPRVDFNLIEKTRTKAMEVVRAKIAEEI
- the LOC110799374 gene encoding uncharacterized protein isoform X3, which gives rise to MKIEHVEMDKSLVENCMMYIAAHELRRLLTRMDQIPLHTGGEPGCQWIHRLLTGHPNLCKEQLRLEKHIFINLVSILLERKLISDGRKVLESLVALSKDLVRPYQSLNEIPTKIANGAKYFPFFKDCVGALDGTHIDAIVGDKVGQPFRGRKGIKTWNVLASCSFDMLFTYVCVGFEGSAHDTTVLRHCLGSLEMGFHHPPPGKYYLVDSGYPNTIGYLSPYQGRGLRVHTPEFKNSPAPRGKLEHYNYRHSSLRGTVERIFGVLKNRWKVLRMMPKMDDAYQLAIIVATCTLHNFIRLHDLGIPISQVVENMEPRVDFNLIEKTRTKAMEVVRAKIAEEI